One Streptomyces fagopyri DNA window includes the following coding sequences:
- the mltG gene encoding endolytic transglycosylase MltG — MTEYGRGPGSEPWHPEDPLYGDGGWGGQAADGQSPYGGQPQHHPQQPGQQQAQYGGWSDGQQGGYGRQQFDAAGPQQPQQQYPDQGQQYPDQGQQQYPGQGQQQYGDQGQQQYAGQYTGHDQQQYVDPGQQQFHGQDQRQYHDGGWNDGTQHQVAYAADPTDPYANQAAAYGGEQPDFYNTPDAYPPPEPPARRRAEPEPAPTDWDPGPDQGEHAFFAGGDDDDDDSVDDDPKAGRGDRKGRGGKGGTTKKRRSGCACLVVVLVFGGGVGSVGYFGYQFYQKRFGPAPDYVGGGTGEVTVNIPKGSGGFAIGQALKEAGVIKSVDAFVSAQQTNPDGTKIQAGAYLLKKEMSAASAVKLMLDPKSQNNVVVVPGERNILVYKKIDEKLALPDGTTAKLAKKEYKSLGLPSWANNNKNIKEPLEGFLYPATYPAAKGMKPEFVLKQMVTQAVENYRKLNVEAKAKEFGLSDPLQLVTVASMVQAEGKTHDDFRKMAEVIYNRLKSTNTQTNQFLQFDSTFNYLKGQSNIHISESEINNNKDPYNTYTNRGLPPGPIGNPGDDAFKAALNPTDDGWIYFVATDGQNNTEFAKTYAEFQRLKDKFNESSGR; from the coding sequence ATGACTGAGTATGGCCGGGGCCCAGGCTCCGAACCGTGGCATCCGGAGGACCCGTTGTACGGGGACGGCGGATGGGGAGGACAGGCCGCCGACGGCCAGTCCCCCTACGGCGGCCAGCCGCAGCACCATCCGCAGCAGCCGGGACAGCAGCAGGCGCAGTACGGCGGCTGGAGCGACGGTCAGCAGGGCGGCTACGGCCGGCAGCAGTTCGATGCCGCGGGGCCGCAGCAGCCGCAGCAGCAGTACCCCGACCAGGGACAGCAGTACCCCGACCAGGGACAGCAGCAGTACCCCGGCCAGGGACAGCAGCAGTACGGCGACCAGGGGCAGCAGCAGTACGCGGGGCAGTACACCGGCCACGACCAGCAGCAGTACGTCGACCCGGGACAGCAGCAGTTCCACGGCCAGGACCAGCGGCAGTACCACGACGGCGGCTGGAACGACGGGACCCAGCACCAGGTCGCGTACGCCGCCGACCCGACCGACCCGTACGCGAACCAGGCCGCCGCCTACGGTGGTGAGCAGCCCGACTTCTACAACACCCCCGACGCGTACCCGCCGCCGGAGCCGCCCGCCCGCCGCCGCGCCGAGCCCGAGCCGGCCCCTACCGACTGGGATCCGGGCCCGGACCAGGGCGAGCACGCCTTCTTCGCGGGGGGCGACGACGATGACGACGACTCCGTCGACGACGATCCGAAAGCCGGCCGCGGCGACCGGAAGGGCCGGGGCGGCAAGGGCGGCACGACCAAGAAGCGCCGCAGCGGCTGCGCCTGCCTGGTGGTGGTGCTCGTCTTCGGCGGCGGTGTCGGAAGTGTCGGTTACTTCGGGTATCAGTTCTACCAAAAACGTTTCGGCCCGGCTCCGGACTACGTGGGCGGCGGCACCGGCGAGGTGACCGTCAACATTCCGAAGGGCTCGGGCGGTTTCGCGATCGGGCAGGCGCTCAAGGAGGCCGGCGTCATCAAGAGCGTCGACGCCTTCGTGTCCGCGCAGCAGACCAACCCCGACGGGACGAAGATCCAGGCCGGGGCCTATCTGCTGAAGAAAGAGATGTCGGCCGCCAGTGCCGTCAAGCTCATGCTCGACCCCAAGAGCCAGAACAACGTGGTCGTTGTTCCTGGCGAACGCAACATCCTCGTCTACAAGAAGATCGACGAGAAGCTCGCACTTCCCGACGGCACCACCGCCAAGCTCGCCAAGAAGGAATACAAGAGCCTCGGACTTCCCAGCTGGGCGAACAACAACAAGAACATCAAGGAACCGCTGGAAGGATTCCTCTACCCGGCGACCTATCCCGCCGCCAAGGGGATGAAGCCGGAATTCGTCCTGAAGCAGATGGTCACCCAGGCCGTGGAGAACTACAGGAAGCTGAACGTCGAGGCGAAGGCCAAGGAATTCGGCCTCTCCGACCCGCTGCAACTCGTCACGGTCGCCAGCATGGTCCAGGCCGAGGGCAAGACCCACGACGACTTCCGCAAGATGGCCGAGGTGATCTACAACCGCCTCAAGTCCACGAACACGCAGACCAACCAGTTCCTCCAGTTCGACTCGACCTTCAATTACCTGAAGGGTCAGAGCAACATCCACATCAGCGAGTCCGAGATCAACAACAACAAGGACCCGTACAACACGTACACGAACAGGGGCCTGCCTCCCGGTCCGATCGGCAACCCCGGTGACGACGCCTTCAAGGCCGCGCTGAACCCGACCGACGACGGCTGGATCTACTTCGTGGCGACCGACGGCCAGAACAACACCGAATTCGCCAAGACCTACGCCGAATTCCAGAGGCTCAAGGACAAGTTCAATGAGAGTTCGGGCCGCTGA
- a CDS encoding shikimate dehydrogenase has product MRVRAAEARRAAVLGSPIAHSLSPVLHRAAYRELGLDDWTYDRFEVDEEALPGFLEELGAEWAGLSLTMPLKRAVIPLLDGISATAASVEAVNTVVLTDDGRRVGDNTDIPGMVAALREHGIEQVESAAVLGAGATASSALAALARVCTGEVVAYVRSAERAAEMRQWGERLDVTVRTADWADAEQALRAPLVIATTPAGTTDALAAAVPERPATLFDVLYDPWPTGLAARWSAYGGAVVGGLDLLVHQAVLQVEQMTGRSPAPLAAMRKAGEHALARR; this is encoded by the coding sequence ATGAGAGTTCGGGCCGCTGAAGCCCGGCGGGCGGCCGTCCTCGGTTCGCCGATCGCCCACTCCCTCTCGCCGGTGCTGCACCGCGCCGCGTACCGGGAACTGGGACTCGACGACTGGACCTACGACCGTTTCGAGGTCGACGAGGAGGCGCTGCCGGGCTTCCTGGAGGAGCTCGGCGCCGAGTGGGCGGGGCTCTCGCTGACCATGCCGCTCAAACGGGCCGTCATCCCGCTCCTGGACGGGATCAGTGCGACGGCGGCCTCCGTCGAGGCCGTCAACACCGTCGTCCTCACCGACGACGGACGCCGCGTCGGCGACAACACGGACATCCCCGGGATGGTCGCCGCCCTGCGCGAGCACGGCATCGAGCAGGTGGAGTCCGCAGCCGTCCTGGGCGCCGGGGCCACCGCCTCGTCCGCTCTGGCCGCCCTGGCACGTGTGTGTACCGGCGAGGTCGTCGCGTACGTCCGCAGCGCCGAGCGCGCCGCCGAGATGCGGCAGTGGGGCGAACGGCTCGACGTCACGGTCCGCACCGCGGACTGGGCGGACGCCGAGCAGGCCCTGCGCGCCCCGCTGGTGATCGCCACGACCCCGGCGGGCACCACGGACGCGCTGGCCGCCGCGGTCCCGGAGCGGCCCGCGACCCTCTTCGACGTGCTCTACGACCCGTGGCCCACCGGACTCGCCGCCCGCTGGTCGGCGTACGGCGGCGCCGTCGTCGGCGGCCTCGACCTGCTCGTGCACCAGGCCGTGCTCCAGGTCGAACAAATGACCGGACGCTCCCCGGCCCCGCTGGCCGCCATGCGGAAGGCGGGCGAACACGCGCTCGCCCGCCGCTGA
- the aroC gene encoding chorismate synthase → MSRLRWLTAGESHGPALVATLEGLPAGVPITTDMVADHLARRRLGYGRGARMKFERDEVTFLGGVRHGLTLGSPVAVMVGNTEWPKWEQVMAADPVDPAILAELARNAPLTRPRPGHADLAGMQKYGFDEARPILERASARETAARVALGAVARSYLKETAGIEIVSHVVELAAAKAPYGVYPTPSDVERLDADPVRCLDGDASEAMVAEIDQAHKDGDTLGGVVEVLAYGVPVGLGSHVHWDRRLDARLAAALMGIQAIKGVEVGDGFELARVPGSKAHDEIVHSEDGIRRTTGRSGGTEGGLTTGELLRVRAAMKPIATVPRALATIDVATGEAAKAHHQRSDVCAVPAAGIVAEAMVALVLADAVAEKFGGDSVPETRRNVESYLENLVVR, encoded by the coding sequence TTGAGCAGGTTGCGCTGGCTGACCGCGGGGGAGTCCCACGGTCCCGCACTCGTCGCGACGCTGGAGGGTCTTCCCGCCGGCGTTCCGATCACCACGGACATGGTGGCGGACCACCTCGCCCGGCGGCGCCTGGGCTATGGACGCGGTGCCCGGATGAAGTTCGAGCGTGACGAGGTCACCTTCCTCGGCGGAGTCCGGCACGGGCTCACCCTCGGCTCGCCGGTGGCCGTCATGGTCGGCAACACCGAGTGGCCCAAGTGGGAGCAGGTCATGGCGGCCGACCCGGTCGATCCGGCGATCCTCGCCGAGCTGGCCCGCAACGCCCCGCTGACCCGGCCCCGGCCCGGCCACGCCGACCTCGCGGGCATGCAGAAGTACGGCTTCGACGAGGCCCGCCCGATCCTGGAGCGCGCCTCCGCCCGCGAGACCGCCGCCCGCGTGGCCCTCGGCGCCGTGGCCCGCTCCTACCTGAAGGAGACGGCCGGGATCGAGATCGTCTCGCACGTCGTGGAGCTCGCCGCGGCGAAGGCGCCGTACGGCGTCTACCCCACGCCCTCGGACGTCGAGAGGCTCGACGCCGACCCGGTGCGCTGCCTCGACGGCGACGCGTCGGAGGCGATGGTCGCGGAGATCGACCAGGCCCACAAGGACGGTGACACGCTCGGCGGCGTCGTCGAGGTGCTCGCGTACGGCGTTCCCGTGGGCCTCGGCTCGCACGTCCACTGGGACCGGCGGCTCGACGCCCGGCTCGCCGCCGCGCTCATGGGCATCCAGGCCATCAAGGGCGTCGAGGTCGGAGACGGCTTCGAACTGGCCCGGGTGCCCGGGTCCAAGGCCCACGACGAGATCGTCCACAGCGAGGACGGCATCCGCCGCACCACCGGCCGCTCCGGCGGCACCGAGGGCGGTCTGACCACCGGCGAGCTGCTGCGCGTCCGCGCCGCGATGAAGCCGATCGCGACCGTGCCGCGCGCGCTGGCCACGATCGACGTGGCCACCGGCGAGGCGGCCAAGGCCCACCACCAGCGCTCCGACGTGTGCGCGGTCCCGGCCGCCGGCATCGTCGCCGAGGCCATGGTCGCCCTGGTCCTCGCGGACGCGGTCGCGGAGAAGTTCGGCGGCGACAGCGTTCCCGAGACGCGGCGCAACGTCGAGTCGTACCTCGAGAACCTGGTCGTACGGTGA
- a CDS encoding shikimate kinase — protein sequence MTAGPLVVLVGPMGVGKSTVGALVAERLGCAYRDTDDDIVAEQGRTIADIFVDDGEPVFRALERDAVGRALAGHDGVLALGGGSILDEDTRALLTAHRVVYLSMEVEEAVQRTGLNAARPLLAVNPRRQWRELMEARRHLYTEVASAVVPTDGRTPEEVAQAVLDALELKEA from the coding sequence GTGACCGCGGGACCGCTGGTCGTGCTGGTCGGCCCGATGGGCGTCGGCAAGTCCACGGTGGGCGCCCTGGTCGCCGAGCGGCTCGGCTGCGCCTACCGGGACACGGACGACGACATCGTGGCCGAACAGGGCCGCACCATCGCCGACATCTTCGTCGACGACGGAGAACCGGTCTTCCGCGCCCTCGAGAGGGACGCGGTCGGCCGGGCGCTGGCCGGGCACGACGGCGTACTGGCGCTCGGCGGCGGCTCGATCCTCGACGAGGACACCCGCGCGCTGCTCACCGCGCACCGGGTCGTCTACCTCTCGATGGAGGTCGAGGAGGCGGTCCAGCGCACCGGCCTGAACGCCGCCCGGCCGCTGCTCGCCGTCAACCCGCGCCGGCAGTGGCGCGAGCTGATGGAGGCGCGCCGCCACCTGTACACCGAAGTCGCCAGCGCGGTCGTGCCCACCGACGGCCGCACCCCCGAAGAGGTCGCCCAAGCCGTCCTCGACGCACTGGAGTTGAAGGAAGCATGA
- the aroB gene encoding 3-dehydroquinate synthase, with the protein MSEAVTRIQVGGTAGTDPYEVLVGRQLLGELGGLIGERAKRVAVVHPEALAETGEALRADLAGQGFEAVAIQVPNAEEAKTAEVAAYCWKALGQSGFTRTDVIVGVGGGATTDLAGFVAATWLRGVRWIAVPTTVLGMVDAAVGGKTGINTAEGKNLVGAFHPPAGVLCDLAALDSLPVNDFVSGLAEIIKAGFIADPAILELIESDPEAARTPAGPHTAELIERSIKVKAEVVSGDLRESGLREILNYGHTLAHAIEKNERYKWRHGAAVAVGMHFAAELGRLAGRLDDATADRHRTILESVGLPLSYRHDQWPKLLENMKVDKKSRGDLLRFIVLDGLAKPTVLEGPDPAVLLAAYGEVGE; encoded by the coding sequence ATGAGCGAGGCAGTGACGCGTATCCAGGTCGGCGGCACCGCGGGCACCGACCCCTACGAGGTCCTGGTCGGCCGTCAGCTCCTCGGCGAGCTCGGCGGGCTGATCGGCGAGCGGGCCAAGCGCGTCGCGGTCGTCCACCCCGAGGCGCTCGCCGAGACCGGCGAGGCGCTGCGGGCCGATCTGGCCGGGCAGGGCTTCGAGGCCGTCGCCATCCAGGTGCCGAACGCGGAGGAGGCCAAGACCGCCGAGGTCGCCGCCTACTGCTGGAAGGCGCTGGGCCAGTCCGGCTTCACCCGTACCGACGTGATCGTCGGCGTGGGCGGCGGCGCCACCACGGACCTGGCCGGTTTCGTGGCGGCGACCTGGCTGCGCGGAGTGCGCTGGATCGCCGTCCCCACCACCGTGCTCGGCATGGTGGACGCGGCGGTCGGCGGCAAGACCGGTATCAACACCGCCGAGGGAAAGAACCTCGTCGGCGCCTTCCACCCGCCCGCGGGCGTGCTCTGCGACCTGGCCGCGCTCGACTCGCTGCCGGTCAACGACTTCGTCTCCGGCCTCGCCGAGATCATCAAGGCCGGCTTCATCGCCGACCCGGCGATCCTGGAGCTCATCGAATCCGACCCGGAGGCGGCCCGCACACCCGCGGGGCCGCACACCGCCGAGCTGATCGAGCGCTCCATCAAGGTCAAGGCCGAGGTCGTCTCCGGCGACCTCAGGGAGTCGGGGCTGCGCGAGATCCTCAACTACGGGCACACCCTCGCGCACGCCATCGAGAAGAACGAGCGCTACAAGTGGCGGCACGGCGCCGCCGTCGCCGTCGGCATGCACTTCGCCGCCGAACTCGGCCGGCTCGCGGGCCGGCTGGACGACGCGACCGCCGACCGGCACCGCACCATCCTCGAATCCGTGGGTCTCCCGCTGAGCTACCGCCACGACCAGTGGCCCAAGCTCCTGGAGAACATGAAGGTCGACAAGAAGTCGCGCGGCGACCTGCTGCGCTTCATCGTCCTCGACGGGCTGGCCAAGCCGACCGTCCTGGAGGGTCCCGACCCGGCCGTGCTCCTCGCCGCCTACGGCGAAGTGGGGGAGTAA
- a CDS encoding Pro-rich N-terminal domain-containing protein, which yields MQHAVGAPLPPPHQPGHGPGAGWPPAAQHPGHPGGHPGPAPVPGFAGPPPGPPAPPSHLPHPAPPQHAPVPPAPDTTGHVQLPPGGPVGMPSAPPATGAPDPTATTLAVLLIGPAGAGKTSVAKYWADHRRVPTAHISLDDVREWVRSGFADPQSGWNDHSEAQYRLARRTCGFAARNFLANGISCILDDAVFPDRPVVGLGGWKRHVGPGLLPVVLLPGLEIVLERNAERSGNRRLTDEEVARIHGRMAGWYGSGLPIIDNSQLDVPATARVLDDVLARSIASPPQW from the coding sequence ATGCAGCACGCAGTGGGGGCTCCGCTGCCGCCGCCCCACCAGCCGGGGCACGGACCGGGCGCCGGCTGGCCGCCGGCCGCGCAGCACCCGGGGCACCCGGGCGGACACCCCGGCCCCGCACCCGTTCCCGGCTTCGCCGGCCCGCCGCCGGGACCTCCGGCGCCGCCGTCGCACCTGCCGCATCCCGCGCCCCCGCAGCACGCCCCCGTGCCGCCCGCGCCCGACACCACGGGGCATGTGCAACTGCCCCCGGGCGGCCCGGTCGGCATGCCGAGCGCGCCCCCCGCCACGGGCGCCCCCGATCCCACGGCGACCACGCTCGCCGTGCTGCTCATCGGCCCCGCGGGCGCTGGCAAGACCAGCGTCGCCAAGTACTGGGCGGACCACCGCCGCGTCCCGACGGCCCACATCAGCCTCGACGACGTCCGCGAGTGGGTGCGTTCCGGGTTCGCCGACCCCCAGTCCGGGTGGAACGACCACTCGGAGGCGCAGTACCGCCTGGCCCGCCGCACCTGCGGCTTCGCCGCGCGCAACTTCCTGGCGAACGGCATCTCCTGCATCCTCGACGACGCCGTCTTCCCGGACCGCCCGGTCGTCGGCCTCGGCGGCTGGAAGCGGCACGTCGGGCCGGGGCTGCTGCCCGTCGTCCTGCTGCCGGGCCTGGAGATAGTCCTGGAGCGCAACGCGGAGCGCTCCGGAAACCGCCGCCTCACCGACGAGGAAGTCGCCCGCATCCACGGACGCATGGCCGGCTGGTACGGCTCGGGGCTGCCCATCATCGACAACTCGCAGCTCGACGTGCCGGCCACGGCCCGGGTCCTGGACGACGTACTCGCCCGCTCGATCGCCAGCCCCCCGCAGTGGTAG
- a CDS encoding aminopeptidase P family protein, producing the protein MSEVYAARRERLRERCTAGGSATALVTRPANVRYLAGAAPRGAVLLLGRGEDLLLCAGPPAEEAGAGRPDEALRVQALSGPGGDPAVAAADVATAQGADSLAVEEHHLTVTRHRAIGSVAPRLRLSDLGAAVEQLRVIKDEEEISCLRIGAEIADQALGELLESILVGRTERHLALELERRLVDHGADGPAFATSVGTGPNSGRCGHRPTDRRVEEGDFLSVCLGATYRGYRCEVGRTFVIGTSPADWQIALYDLVFAAQRAGREALVPGVAYRDVDRAARQVLDSAGYAEALPSLTGHGVGLEIDEDPQLAPAAMGKLDACVPVTVEPGVHLPGRGGVRIDDTLVVRPEADGGPELLTITTKELLAL; encoded by the coding sequence ATGTCAGAGGTGTACGCGGCTCGACGCGAGCGGCTGAGGGAGCGCTGTACGGCGGGCGGCAGCGCGACCGCGCTCGTCACGCGCCCCGCCAACGTGAGGTATCTCGCGGGGGCGGCCCCGCGTGGTGCCGTCCTCCTGCTGGGCAGGGGAGAGGACCTGCTGCTGTGCGCAGGTCCGCCGGCCGAGGAGGCGGGCGCGGGACGTCCGGACGAGGCGCTACGGGTACAGGCGCTCTCGGGTCCGGGCGGGGACCCTGCCGTCGCCGCGGCCGATGTCGCCACCGCCCAGGGAGCCGATTCGCTGGCCGTGGAGGAACACCACCTGACCGTGACCCGGCACCGGGCCATCGGGTCGGTGGCGCCGCGTCTGCGCCTGAGCGACCTGGGCGCCGCGGTCGAACAGCTCCGCGTGATCAAGGACGAGGAGGAGATCTCCTGTCTGCGGATCGGCGCCGAGATCGCCGACCAGGCGCTCGGGGAACTCCTCGAATCCATCCTCGTCGGCCGGACGGAGCGCCATCTGGCCCTCGAACTGGAGCGCCGACTGGTCGACCACGGCGCCGACGGACCGGCCTTCGCGACCTCGGTGGGTACCGGGCCGAACTCCGGGAGATGCGGGCACCGGCCCACGGACCGGCGGGTCGAGGAGGGCGATTTCCTGTCCGTCTGTCTCGGCGCTACCTATCGCGGCTACCGCTGCGAGGTCGGCCGGACCTTCGTGATCGGCACCTCGCCCGCGGACTGGCAGATCGCCCTCTACGACCTCGTCTTCGCCGCCCAGCGGGCCGGACGCGAGGCGCTGGTGCCCGGCGTCGCCTACCGTGACGTGGACCGCGCGGCCCGCCAGGTGCTCGATTCCGCGGGGTACGCGGAGGCCCTTCCCTCACTGACGGGGCACGGTGTCGGGCTCGAAATCGACGAGGACCCGCAGCTGGCCCCCGCGGCCATGGGTAAACTGGACGCTTGCGTGCCGGTCACCGTCGAACCGGGGGTCCACCTCCCGGGCCGGGGCGGTGTCAGGATCGATGACACGCTCGTCGTACGCCCCGAGGCGGACGGCGGACCCGAGCTACTCACCATCACGACCAAGGAACTGCTCGCGCTCTAG
- the efp gene encoding elongation factor P → MASTNDLKNGLVLKLDGGQLWSVVEFQHVKPGKGPAFVRTKLKNVLSGKVVDKTFNAGVKVETATIDKRDMQFSYMDGEYFVFMDMDTYDQLMVDRKSVGDAANFLIEGFTATVAQHEGEVLFVELPAAVELVIQETEPGVQGDRSTGGTKPATLETGHQIQVPLFITTGEKIKVDTRTSDYLGRVNS, encoded by the coding sequence GTGGCTTCCACGAACGACCTCAAGAACGGCCTGGTGCTCAAGCTCGACGGAGGCCAGCTCTGGTCCGTCGTCGAGTTCCAGCACGTCAAGCCCGGCAAGGGCCCGGCCTTCGTGCGCACCAAGCTGAAGAACGTGCTCTCCGGCAAGGTCGTCGACAAGACGTTCAACGCCGGCGTCAAGGTCGAGACGGCCACGATCGACAAGCGCGACATGCAGTTCTCGTACATGGACGGCGAGTACTTCGTCTTCATGGACATGGACACGTACGACCAGCTCATGGTCGACCGCAAGTCCGTCGGTGACGCCGCCAACTTCCTGATCGAGGGCTTCACGGCCACCGTGGCGCAGCACGAGGGCGAGGTGCTCTTCGTCGAGCTGCCGGCCGCCGTCGAGCTCGTCATCCAGGAGACCGAGCCGGGTGTCCAGGGCGACCGCTCCACCGGTGGCACCAAGCCCGCCACCCTGGAGACCGGCCACCAGATCCAGGTCCCGCTCTTCATCACCACCGGTGAGAAGATCAAGGTCGACACCCGCACGAGCGACTACCTCGGCCGGGTGAACAGCTAA
- the nusB gene encoding transcription antitermination factor NusB, with amino-acid sequence MAARNTARKRAFQILFEGDQRGVDVLTVLADWIRHSRNDTRQPPVSEYTMELVEGYATKARRIDELIATYAVDWTLDRMPVVDRNILRLGAYELIWVDATPDAVVLDEAVQLAKEFSTDESPSFVNGLLGRLKDLKPSLRRDDT; translated from the coding sequence GTGGCTGCCCGCAACACGGCCCGCAAGCGCGCCTTCCAGATCCTCTTCGAGGGCGACCAGCGCGGAGTGGACGTCCTGACGGTCCTCGCGGACTGGATCCGGCACTCCCGGAACGACACCCGGCAGCCTCCGGTCAGCGAGTACACGATGGAGCTGGTCGAGGGCTACGCCACCAAGGCGAGGCGGATCGACGAGCTCATCGCGACCTACGCCGTCGACTGGACGCTGGACAGGATGCCGGTCGTCGACCGCAACATCCTGCGCCTCGGCGCCTACGAGCTGATCTGGGTCGACGCGACCCCCGACGCGGTGGTGCTGGACGAGGCGGTGCAGCTGGCCAAGGAGTTCTCCACGGACGAGTCGCCCTCGTTCGTCAACGGCCTGCTGGGCCGGCTCAAGGACCTGAAGCCGTCGCTCCGCCGCGACGACACCTGA
- the bldD gene encoding transcriptional regulator BldD yields MSSEYAKQLGAKLRAIRTQQGLSLHGVEEKSQGRWKAVVVGSYERGDRAVTVQRLAELADFYGVPVQELLPGTTPGGAAEPPPKLVLDLERLAHVPAEKAGPLQRYAATIQSQRGDYNGKVLSIRQDDLRTLAVIYDQSPSVLTEQLISWGVLDADARRAVAHEEV; encoded by the coding sequence ATGTCCAGCGAATACGCCAAACAGCTCGGGGCCAAGCTCCGGGCCATCCGCACCCAGCAGGGCCTTTCCCTCCACGGAGTCGAGGAGAAGTCCCAGGGACGCTGGAAGGCGGTCGTGGTCGGTTCCTACGAGCGAGGCGACCGCGCCGTGACCGTGCAGCGTCTTGCCGAACTGGCCGATTTCTACGGGGTCCCCGTGCAGGAGCTGCTGCCCGGCACCACTCCGGGTGGAGCCGCCGAGCCGCCGCCGAAGCTCGTCCTCGACCTGGAGCGCCTGGCCCATGTGCCGGCCGAGAAGGCGGGACCCCTCCAGCGCTACGCCGCGACGATCCAGTCGCAGCGCGGTGACTACAACGGCAAGGTGCTCTCGATCCGCCAGGACGACCTGCGCACCCTCGCCGTCATCTACGACCAGTCGCCCTCGGTCCTCACCGAGCAGCTGATCAGCTGGGGTGTGCTGGACGCGGACGCGCGCCGCGCCGTCGCCCACGAAGAGGTCTGA
- the pyrR gene encoding bifunctional pyr operon transcriptional regulator/uracil phosphoribosyltransferase PyrR, translating into MDSEHDKQQYAAGARPVLEGPDIARVLTRIAHEIVERAKGADDVVLLGIPTRGVFLARRLADKLAEITGRKIPVGSLDITMYRDDLRMHPPRALARTEIPGDGIDGRLVVLVDDVLFSGRTIRAALDALNDIGRPRAVQLAVLVDRGHRELPIRADYVGKNLPTSLRETVKVQLAEEDGRDTVLLGAKRISPDAQQ; encoded by the coding sequence ATGGACTCTGAGCATGACAAGCAGCAGTACGCGGCCGGTGCGCGGCCCGTCCTCGAAGGCCCCGACATCGCGCGGGTGCTGACCCGCATCGCCCACGAGATCGTCGAGCGCGCCAAGGGCGCCGACGACGTGGTGCTCCTCGGCATTCCGACCCGGGGCGTCTTCCTGGCCCGCAGGCTGGCCGACAAGCTCGCGGAGATCACCGGCCGCAAGATCCCGGTGGGCTCGCTCGACATCACCATGTACCGCGACGACCTGCGCATGCATCCGCCGCGAGCGCTGGCCCGTACCGAGATCCCCGGCGACGGCATCGACGGCCGGCTCGTCGTCCTCGTGGACGACGTGCTCTTCTCGGGGCGCACGATCCGCGCCGCGCTGGACGCGCTGAACGACATCGGCCGCCCGCGCGCCGTGCAGCTCGCGGTCCTCGTCGACCGCGGCCACCGCGAACTGCCCATCCGCGCCGACTACGTCGGCAAGAACCTCCCCACGTCGCTGCGGGAGACGGTCAAGGTCCAGCTCGCCGAGGAGGACGGTCGCGACACCGTGCTGCTCGGTGCGAAGCGGATCTCCCCGGACGCACAGCAGTAG
- a CDS encoding aspartate carbamoyltransferase catalytic subunit yields MQRHLISAADLTRDDAVLILDTAEEMARVADRPIKKLPTLRGRTVVNLFFEDSTRTRISFEAAEKRLSADVINFTAKGSSVSKGESLKDTAQTLEAMGVDAVVIRHGASGAPYRLATSGWIDAAVINAGDGTHQHPTQALLDAFTMRRRLVGRDAGIGQDLAGKRITIVGDVLHSRVARSNVDLLHTLGAEVTLVAPPTLVPVGVGTWPCEVSYDLDSTLAKSDAVMMLRVQRERMNAAFFPTEREYSRRYGLDGERMAKMPEHAIVMHPGPMVRGMEITAEVADSDRCTVVEQVANGVSIRMAVLYLLLGGNEPAVTHTRTEEK; encoded by the coding sequence ATGCAGCGTCATCTCATCTCGGCCGCCGACCTCACCCGCGACGACGCCGTCCTGATCCTCGACACCGCCGAGGAGATGGCCCGGGTCGCCGACCGGCCGATCAAGAAGCTGCCGACCCTGCGCGGCCGCACCGTCGTCAACCTCTTCTTCGAGGACTCGACCCGCACCCGGATCTCCTTCGAGGCCGCCGAGAAGCGGCTCTCCGCGGACGTCATCAACTTCACCGCCAAGGGATCGAGCGTCTCCAAGGGCGAGTCCCTCAAGGACACCGCCCAGACCCTCGAAGCCATGGGCGTCGACGCCGTCGTCATCCGGCACGGCGCCTCCGGAGCCCCCTACCGGCTCGCCACCTCCGGCTGGATCGACGCCGCCGTCATCAACGCGGGCGACGGCACCCACCAGCACCCCACGCAGGCCCTGCTGGACGCCTTCACCATGCGCCGCCGGCTGGTCGGCCGCGACGCCGGGATCGGCCAGGACCTGGCCGGCAAGCGCATCACGATCGTCGGCGACGTCCTGCACAGCCGCGTCGCCCGCTCCAACGTCGACCTGCTGCACACCCTCGGCGCCGAGGTCACGCTCGTCGCCCCGCCGACCCTGGTGCCGGTCGGCGTCGGGACCTGGCCCTGCGAGGTCTCCTACGACCTCGACAGCACCCTCGCCAAGTCCGACGCGGTGATGATGCTGCGCGTCCAGCGCGAGCGGATGAACGCCGCGTTCTTCCCGACCGAGCGCGAGTACTCGCGGCGCTACGGCCTCGACGGCGAGCGCATGGCGAAGATGCCCGAGCACGCCATCGTGATGCACCCCGGCCCGATGGTCCGCGGCATGGAGATCACCGCCGAGGTGGCCGACTCCGACCGCTGCACCGTCGTGGAGCAGGTCGCCAACGGCGTCTCCATCCGCATGGCCGTCCTGTACCTGCTGCTGGGCGGCAACGAGCCCGCCGTCACCCACACCCGCACCGAGGAGAAGTAA